A region of Borrelia hermsii DAH DNA encodes the following proteins:
- a CDS encoding Mlp family lipoprotein: protein MNKHIILLILFSALFLYCRNGDETTQRKANHETINGLTENTGTTQKTPEETLRDKLNAIEKSNLDFLKDALNDKEKFNQLLNLDEGKIKAALEHIKNQLANCNDEQKKTFKQVLQGYFDTMSDNKLDEIQANAISGCQAGG, encoded by the coding sequence ATGAATAAACATATAATATTATTAATACTTTTCAGTGCATTATTCTTGTATTGTCGTAATGGGGATGAAACAACACAAAGGAAAGCTAATCATGAAACAATAAACGGGTTAACAGAAAATACAGGAACAACTCAAAAAACACCTGAGGAAACATTAAGAGACAAGTTAAATGCTATCGAAAAATCAAATCTAGATTTCTTAAAAGATGCTTTAAATGATAAGGAAAAGTTTAATCAACTTCTAAATCTAGATGAAGGAAAGATAAAAGCTGCACTTGAGCATATAAAGAATCAACTTGCAAATTGTAATGACGAACAAAAGAAAACTTTTAAACAAGTTTTACAAGGATACTTTGACACAATGAGCGATAATAAGTTAGATGAAATTCAAGCAAACGCAATCAGTGGTTGTCAAGCAGGTGGTTAA
- a CDS encoding DUF603 domain-containing protein has protein sequence MRRVKKSFDDYVVYFKEGRLNDAQIAKELGVSRVNVGKMRRKWEEVKDDPEYVKETAKLTIREDTLTNILIHASQSTAQARDLKSQFSMARSMLGIEFINSFSRYLELELKAHNHEIEVLESKIISFDNKIRDNNLSHSDEESKRLEELKLKLDELKRERELKKMSLYYKTMLKLKATDVDVRSKF, from the coding sequence ATGAGAAGAGTAAAGAAGTCATTTGATGATTATGTTGTGTATTTTAAAGAAGGCAGGCTTAATGACGCACAAATAGCAAAAGAGCTGGGAGTAAGTCGTGTTAATGTAGGAAAGATGAGACGCAAGTGGGAAGAGGTTAAGGATGACCCTGAATACGTTAAAGAAACTGCTAAGCTTACTATTCGTGAGGATACTTTAACTAATATTTTGATTCATGCTTCACAAAGTACAGCCCAAGCGCGTGATCTTAAAAGTCAGTTTAGTATGGCCAGAAGCATGTTGGGAATTGAATTTATAAATTCATTTAGTCGTTATTTAGAGTTGGAACTTAAAGCCCATAATCACGAGATAGAAGTATTAGAATCTAAGATTATAAGTTTTGATAATAAAATTAGAGATAATAATCTTTCGCATTCAGATGAAGAGAGTAAGAGGCTTGAAGAATTAAAACTTAAACTGGATGAACTTAAAAGGGAAAGAGAACTTAAGAAGATGTCACTTTATTATAAGACAATGCTTAAGCTTAAAGCTACTGATGTTGATGTGAGATCTAAATTTTAA